A window from Mycobacterium saskatchewanense encodes these proteins:
- a CDS encoding TetR/AcrR family transcriptional regulator codes for MPTSTAPYHHGDLSAACLRAAMELLEEGGATELSLRAVARRAGVSPGAPYRHYANREALLSAVAAVGYRELAALLDSAQRAPASPDDLADVAVAYVRFALDRPALFRAMFGEPCDQGRERVAAAAVISEYLGAIVRRIFPDVDEGAMSTAVWALVHGLAFLHLDGKLDSSDPGEVSARVRAAINAMLGASGGD; via the coding sequence ATGCCAACCTCGACCGCGCCCTACCACCACGGCGATCTATCGGCCGCGTGCCTGCGCGCCGCGATGGAGCTGCTGGAAGAAGGTGGGGCAACGGAGCTATCACTGCGTGCCGTGGCAAGACGCGCCGGCGTGTCTCCCGGGGCCCCGTATCGCCATTACGCCAACCGCGAGGCTCTGTTGTCCGCGGTCGCGGCGGTGGGCTATCGCGAGCTTGCGGCTCTCTTGGACTCGGCCCAGCGCGCACCGGCGTCGCCGGATGACCTCGCGGACGTTGCGGTCGCCTATGTGCGGTTTGCGTTGGATCGGCCGGCGCTATTTCGAGCGATGTTCGGCGAGCCCTGCGATCAGGGCCGCGAACGGGTTGCGGCTGCGGCGGTGATCTCCGAGTATCTGGGAGCAATCGTGCGACGAATTTTTCCCGACGTCGACGAAGGTGCGATGTCGACCGCCGTCTGGGCACTCGTCCATGGCTTGGCCTTCCTGCATCTGGACGGCAAGCTTGATTCCTCCGATCCCGGTGAAGTGTCGGCTCGCGTGCGCGCTGCGATCAACGCGATGCTCGGAGCGTCCGGCGGCGATTGA